The Molothrus aeneus isolate 106 chromosome 15, BPBGC_Maene_1.0, whole genome shotgun sequence genome includes a region encoding these proteins:
- the GRXCR2 gene encoding glutaredoxin domain-containing cysteine-rich protein 2, translating into MEEPQQQPQLEGRPRRVRFRISSACSGRVLKQVYEDGQELEPPAKERSRRFLRHSFEPGEPLCGPGEPPGSSDSLCWPTALTARRISVLREEQHQRLLGSAGLLRDCRPGTGLCGASPAVDFGKIIIYTNNLKIIRAPMDQKELMRRIIQTEGINDWTFVYREKKERLSGGHKKDVENVVTCSQYVQEGDAGHGCSQCKGSGCAPCSLCHGSKFSMLANRFRESYRALRCPACDESGLQPCRVCAA; encoded by the exons ATGgaggagccccagcagcagccgcagctCGAGGGGCGGCCCCGCAGGGTGAGGTTCAGGATCTCTTCGGCCTGCAGCGGCCGCGTGCTCAAGCAGGTCTACGAGGacgggcaggagctggagccccCGGCCAAGGAGCGCTCGCGGCGCTTCCTGCGCCACAGCTTCGAGCCCGGGGAGCCCCTGTGCGGGCCCGGGGAGCCGCCCGGGAGCAGCGACAGCCTCTGCTGGCCCACGGCCCTGACCGCCCGCAGGATCAGCGTGCTGCgggaggagcagcaccagcgGCTGCTGGGCAGCGCGGGCCTGCTCCGCGACTGCCGCCCGGGGACGGGCCTGTGCGGG GCTTCCCCAGCTGTAGATTTTGGCAAGATCATCATCTACACCAATAACCTGAAAATCATCCGTGCCCCGATGGACCAGAAGGAGCTCATGAGAAGAATCATCCAGACGGAGGGAATAAATGACTGGACATTCGTGTACCGGGAGAAGAAAGAGCGCCTTAGTGGCGGGCATAAAAAAGATGTGGAGAATGTGGTCACTTGCAGCCAGTATGTGCAG gAGGGCGATGCTGGGCACGGCTGTTCCCAGTGCAAGGGCTCGGGCTgcgctccctgctccctgtgccacgGGAGCAAGTTCTCGATGCTGGCCAACCGATTCCGGGAGTCCTACCGGGCGCTGCGGTGTCCGGCGTGCGACGAGAGCGGCCTGCAGCCGTGCCGGGTGTGCGCTGCctga